The Amylolactobacillus amylophilus DSM 20533 = JCM 1125 genome contains a region encoding:
- a CDS encoding DUF3800 domain-containing protein, which produces MVQHLYYYFDDSGVLHNNSKEEYFVYAGYVFIGRENRDKASRKYKSLIRNIRNKIGMEVELKASKLIRLPN; this is translated from the coding sequence ATGGTTCAACATTTATATTACTATTTTGATGATTCGGGTGTTCTTCACAATAATTCCAAGGAAGAATATTTTGTGTATGCAGGATACGTTTTTATTGGGAGAGAAAATCGTGACAAAGCCAGTAGAAAGTATAAAAGTTTGATCAGAAATATTCGTAACAAAATAGGTATGGAAGTGGAGTTAAAAGCCTCAAAATTAATCAGACTTCCAAATTAA